Sequence from the Maribacter aquivivus genome:
CAAAGCAGACACAAATCTTTTTATTATGAGTACTATTAAAAATCACGTACAGTTAATTGGAAACGTTGGACAAGAACCAACTATTACGAACCTTGAAAGCGGAAAGAAAGTAGCCCGTTTTTCACTCGCCACAAATGAGTATTACAAAGATGCCAAAGGCGAAAAACAAACTGACACTAATTGGCATACGGTAGTTGCTTGGGGCAAGACTGCCGAAATTGTAGAGAAGTATGTTGTTAAAGGCAAAGAAGTTGGAATATCGGGAAAACTTAAAACCCGAAGTTATACAAGTGATGATAACGAACAACGCTATGTTACGGAAGTTGTAGCCGATGAAATTCTATTACTTGGAAGCAAAGACGACAAGTAAATCTTAAAATGAAAGAGGGCGTAACCGTCGAAAGATGCGCCCTCTTTTTCATTATTCACACTTTAAATAATATGTACAATGAAAGCACAAGTTAACGAAATCAAAGAAGGATTGCAACATTTTCACGGAACGGAAATGTTCTATCAAATCCCATTATTAAAAACACGTTTTACAGACGGTCTAAAATACCTTGCTAACGTGGCAGATTGTTTTTGGCTCATTACAGATACATCCGTAATCGCAAAAAGTTTGATGAACCGAAGCGAATTTGTAACCATAGACTTCAAAAGATTGTCCGAAGAAAAACAGGATTTTACAGGTTATGAAGCTGAAATTATTTATACAGATGGCAACGATACTATTTTAGAAAAACACAGCTATCGTGTAACCGATTTTCCACTCGACGAACTGCGGTTATTTTTTGTAAATAATACGCTGATGTTACCTAGCGAATATTAGAATTTTGAAGCTATGATTTACATAAAATTTCAGGATTTGAGCGAGGAAAAACAAGAGGACCTTTTACAGGTTTCGAGAGAGCACGTAACACATCTTTATGGGGAATCCATAAAAAAATATGTGGAAGAAACTGGTGCAGATTATGAAAACTTGATTGACGAGGAAATGATTAAAAACTTATACACCTATAATTTCGTTTTCAATATTTAGCACTATTATATAGAGCAACGAACACCTCTAAAATTTTAGAGGTGTTTTTCTATGCAATTAATATATAGTCAAGAAAAAAACGTATCTTTATTTCGCTGAAATTCAGCATTCAAATTTAAGTAGGGTTATCCACTTTTCGACTTTCGCCGATAACCGTACACATCGAAAAATAACATATCGGAAAATCATTTTCCCTGAAAATGGCAATCGGCTTTTTAGCCGGATTGTATGGATTTTTGTCACGCTTGCGCGTGACGAAAAGGAATAGCAAGAGGGTAACACGCTGCGCGATGTTTCGGATTCCTTTTCGTTTTCAAATAGCTGATTGCCAGCGATTTGAAGGTGTTTTAATTTCCTGACAATCAGAGATTTGCGACAAACGAGCTGTAAACGCCCATTTTTAGGGAAGATTTTGCGACAAATAGGCGAAATATGGACTCATTTATTGGAATTAGATTTAAAAAGGAAACTGCAAAACGCTTCCAAAGTTTCTCACGCACTTACTTCAAATCGCACACCGAAGCAATGGCTACGATGCTCGATTTTTTCTTCTACAATGAAATCTCGCCAAAGGAAAAATTGGGTCCGACGGGGCGAACCATCGAAGCCAAATTACTTAAAAGAATCAATGCTGTAATTGCCATAATGAGGGATGTGGAAAAGACACAAACCAAACCTACGGTAGCGATGATTCAATCACTTTTTGAAACAGAAGAACCAACCAAAAAACCGTTGATTGTAGAAAAGAAATATGCCGAACAAAAACCTAAAGTGAGATTTCAGGAAAAACAAAATCAGAATAACGAACTCTAATTTTTGAACTATGTACATCACAATAACACCCCAAAAATTAGGTGGCACTTATGGTCAAAGTTCGGCGGATTTTGTAGGCTATTTAGAGAAAGAAAACGAAGGTTTAGAACAACGAGATATGGAACACTTTTTCAACCAATATGGCGACGAGATTCCCGCTGAAGAAGTGGTCAAAGAAATTGATGGAAATACCGCAAAATTAAAAAAGAAAGAACCCAAGTTTTATTCGATTACGGTCAGTCCTTCAAAGTATGAATTACGAAAACTAAAGAACAATAGCCAAGATTTAAAAAATTACACTCATGAGCTGATGAAGGATTATGTCGCCAGTTTCAATCGGGAAATAAATGGACGACCTATATCAATCAATGACATAAAGTACTATGCTAAAATTGAACATCAAAGAACATTCAAGGGTACAGATTTTCAGATTAAAGAGAACCAACCTTACGCTTCAAAAATTCTTCAACTAAAAACTGAAATCCGAAATATTCAAGATGGACGAGCAAAAGGGAATATTAAAAAGATGAACAGGGAAATTGCCAAACTGGAACGCCAAGCACCGCATCAACAAAATGGAAAACGCATTGTCCAAGGAATGTCAAAAGATGGAAACCAAAGTCATATCCATATTATCGTAAGCAGAAAGGATGCTTCCAATTCGGTAAGTCTTTCGCCTGGTAGTAAACACAAAGCTTCTGAAGTAGAGATGCACGGCAAAAAGGTAAAGCGAGGTTTTGATAGGGATGCCTTTTTCGTTAAAGCGGAAAAGACGTTTGACAAAACTTTTGGATATAAACGCAATTTTGCCGAGACCTATAAAGCAAGAAAAGATTTTGTTAAAAACCCTAACCTCTATTTTGCTGCCTTGATGAAACTACCAGCTAACGAAAAGGCATTGGCTTTTAAAATGATTACAAAAACAGGCTTGCCAGTAATACCTAGTATTCCTTTAAGCCAAGCACAAATTGCGCTTCGGGTTTTCAAACGGTTAAGACGTGGTGCAGAAATAGCAATTAAATCAAGTTCCATCGGAATATAAGTAGTATGCAGATAGATAATATCATAACGACACTTTCAATTATTGGTTTTACCAGTACTGTTTTCTATGCGATGTTTCGGCTAAGTAAGTTTGCGTTTCTTTTGAATATCGCAATACTGTCATTTTTCGTATTCTATGTTGCTGCTGGAAATGAATTAACATTCATTTTGTTGTATCTAGTTTGTCCGCTACTATTAATTAATACAGGACTATACGTTTTTCTGCATAAAACTGAAAATTCGCAAAATGGCGATAGTAAATACCAAGTCAACTTTGCTACGAGCAAAGGGAATTTTAAATTGGATAATATTAAACGTGGCGCATCCGTCATCGGATCCGCTGGAAGCGGAAAAACCGAAAGTGTCGTTTACGGATTTCTTAAACACTTCCAAAAAGAAGGCTTTTGCGGAATCATTCACGATTACAAAGATTTTGAATTGACCGAAATGGCATATCCACTTTTCAAGGATAGCGATATTCCATTTAAGGTCATTTCCTTCGATAAAATCATCCATAGGGTAAATCCTATTGCGCCACGCTATTTAGAGAACGAGGAAAGCGTCAATGAGGTGTCAAGGGTGTTAATCGAAAACCTTTTAGAGCAAAGAGAAAGCGGAACAACTGGCACGACAAAATTCTTTAACGATGCTGCAGAGGGGTTGATTGGTGGTTTGATTTGGAAACTGAAAACGGAATATCCAAAATACTGTACGTTACCCCATTTGATAGCTGTTTATCAATTCCTTGATACAAAAAGCCTAATCCAGTTTCTGGAAACCAACACCACCTCAAGGGCGATGGCAGATGCTTTTATTAGTGGCAAAGATTCTGAAAGACAGACTGCTGGTGTAAAAAGCACCTTGGCCAATGCGCTCAAACGAATTAGTACCCAACGTATTTTTATGGCATTGTCCGCAGACGAAGTGCCATTGAATATTAATAGCGAGGAAAATCCATCAGTAATTTCAATAGTGAACAACCCAAAATTTGAAACCTCCTATTCGCCCGTCATTGCTACCATCATTCATACTATCACCAAGCAAATGAGCGTGCGGAATTCTAAACCGTCGTTCTTGCTGATGGAAGAAGCACCGACCATACGTTTGTTGAATATGCATCGTATTCCAGCAACCTTACGTAGTTACAACATCTCAACTATTTACGTGATGCAAGACAAGATTCAGAATGATATGATGTATGGCGATAAAGCAAGTAAAGCGATTTTGAGCAATTTATCCTATCAATTCTTCGGTAAGGTCAATGACCCGGACACCGCCAAATATTACGAACGCTTTTTTGAAATTATTAAAGACCCGACCAAGAGTATCAGTCGAGGACATAACCTTGATTTTGATACGCGTATTACTACGGGCGAAAAGGAAATTCCAAAGATTAGAGCTGATGTTTTCTTCAGGTTGAAACAAGGCGAATTTATTACTTACGCGGATGGAAAGGATAAGAAAATTCAATTTAAATTGGATGATATTCAAAGAGAATTACCAAAGGAATCGAAACAGTTTGCACAGGCTGATTTAGCAGCTAATTTTGAACGGGTTTATGATGAGGCGCGTTCGATATTTGAAAAGCGACTGTATGTGAGTTAAAGTAGCGACGTTCTTTGTACTCTTAGCAAAAAGCGGATTTTGTAAAGAGTGTGGCATTTTTGAAGCATACTTTAATGAGTTTGACTGCAATAACGAAACGAAGCACAACAAGTATAATGTTAAGAGTACATTTAAACAATCGTTTAATTATACTTTTTTAGTTCCGTAAAAGGTGAATTACCGGAACTACTAAAAAGAACGACAAATTGAACTGGAAGCGAATATGTTAGCAACATTTTCAAGTCATTTTGTAAAACGGCCGTTTTAAGGAACTAAAATCTATGTATTTTATTTCTTTACTAACTCCACTTCATCTTCTGCAATCGCACCGCATTCAATATAGCTAGCAACG
This genomic interval carries:
- a CDS encoding single-stranded DNA-binding protein, whose product is MSTIKNHVQLIGNVGQEPTITNLESGKKVARFSLATNEYYKDAKGEKQTDTNWHTVVAWGKTAEIVEKYVVKGKEVGISGKLKTRSYTSDDNEQRYVTEVVADEILLLGSKDDK
- a CDS encoding DUF6876 family protein, which produces MKAQVNEIKEGLQHFHGTEMFYQIPLLKTRFTDGLKYLANVADCFWLITDTSVIAKSLMNRSEFVTIDFKRLSEEKQDFTGYEAEIIYTDGNDTILEKHSYRVTDFPLDELRLFFVNNTLMLPSEY
- a CDS encoding BfmA/BtgA family mobilization protein, which gives rise to MDSFIGIRFKKETAKRFQSFSRTYFKSHTEAMATMLDFFFYNEISPKEKLGPTGRTIEAKLLKRINAVIAIMRDVEKTQTKPTVAMIQSLFETEEPTKKPLIVEKKYAEQKPKVRFQEKQNQNNEL
- the mobB gene encoding MobB family relaxase, with amino-acid sequence MYITITPQKLGGTYGQSSADFVGYLEKENEGLEQRDMEHFFNQYGDEIPAEEVVKEIDGNTAKLKKKEPKFYSITVSPSKYELRKLKNNSQDLKNYTHELMKDYVASFNREINGRPISINDIKYYAKIEHQRTFKGTDFQIKENQPYASKILQLKTEIRNIQDGRAKGNIKKMNREIAKLERQAPHQQNGKRIVQGMSKDGNQSHIHIIVSRKDASNSVSLSPGSKHKASEVEMHGKKVKRGFDRDAFFVKAEKTFDKTFGYKRNFAETYKARKDFVKNPNLYFAALMKLPANEKALAFKMITKTGLPVIPSIPLSQAQIALRVFKRLRRGAEIAIKSSSIGI
- a CDS encoding type IV secretory system conjugative DNA transfer family protein, with the protein product MQIDNIITTLSIIGFTSTVFYAMFRLSKFAFLLNIAILSFFVFYVAAGNELTFILLYLVCPLLLINTGLYVFLHKTENSQNGDSKYQVNFATSKGNFKLDNIKRGASVIGSAGSGKTESVVYGFLKHFQKEGFCGIIHDYKDFELTEMAYPLFKDSDIPFKVISFDKIIHRVNPIAPRYLENEESVNEVSRVLIENLLEQRESGTTGTTKFFNDAAEGLIGGLIWKLKTEYPKYCTLPHLIAVYQFLDTKSLIQFLETNTTSRAMADAFISGKDSERQTAGVKSTLANALKRISTQRIFMALSADEVPLNINSEENPSVISIVNNPKFETSYSPVIATIIHTITKQMSVRNSKPSFLLMEEAPTIRLLNMHRIPATLRSYNISTIYVMQDKIQNDMMYGDKASKAILSNLSYQFFGKVNDPDTAKYYERFFEIIKDPTKSISRGHNLDFDTRITTGEKEIPKIRADVFFRLKQGEFITYADGKDKKIQFKLDDIQRELPKESKQFAQADLAANFERVYDEARSIFEKRLYVS